The following are encoded in a window of Candidatus Buchananbacteria bacterium CG10_big_fil_rev_8_21_14_0_10_42_9 genomic DNA:
- a CDS encoding cell division/cell wall cluster transcriptional repressor MraZ → MFIGEYQHAIDDKGRIAVPVKFRKDLKIGAVVTKGLDNCLFLYTQKEWNALAQKLASLPIAKANSRAFARLMLAGAMDVSLDKQGRIILPDYLRQFANLTKKVIVAGLYSRIEIWDQAAWNKYKQGTERTSGDIAEALGELGV, encoded by the coding sequence ATGTTTATTGGAGAATATCAACACGCTATTGATGATAAGGGGAGAATTGCCGTACCGGTTAAATTTAGAAAAGATTTAAAAATTGGAGCAGTTGTTACCAAGGGTTTAGACAACTGCCTTTTTTTATACACACAAAAGGAATGGAACGCCCTAGCGCAAAAGTTAGCCTCACTCCCAATAGCCAAAGCTAACTCGCGCGCTTTCGCCCGTTTAATGTTGGCAGGCGCTATGGATGTCTCGCTCGATAAACAAGGACGTATCATTTTGCCTGATTATTTACGTCAGTTTGCCAACTTAACAAAAAAGGTAATTGTTGCCGGTTTGTATAGCCGAATTGAAATTTGGGATCAGGCCGCATGGAATAAATATAAGCAAGGTACGGAACGGACATCGGGAGATATCGCGGAAGCTTTGGGGGAGCTGGGAGTGTAG